A portion of the Rhodopirellula bahusiensis genome contains these proteins:
- a CDS encoding DUF6932 family protein, protein MNDKKDYPALFKPGLHRKTLSQLRHITVDKFPESHRRRSIFAAVCEIHRTLTHHGIPCRMFIDGSFSTEKQEPGDADIVCEFRNDDITTLPLNARQVLQWACAGEHHLDDRCHLFGYVTYPKSHALHQLSRGYQDYWMDFFSHGRDRSPKGLPFIEVSNRSTIQSRGTGAALTSHPRLVSTFPRSWRAT, encoded by the coding sequence GTGAACGACAAGAAAGACTACCCGGCACTTTTCAAGCCTGGATTGCATAGAAAGACGCTCAGTCAATTGCGCCACATCACGGTCGACAAGTTTCCTGAATCTCACCGGCGGCGTTCCATATTCGCGGCTGTTTGCGAGATTCACCGAACGCTAACCCATCACGGGATACCGTGTCGAATGTTTATTGACGGCTCATTTTCGACCGAAAAGCAAGAGCCTGGGGATGCGGACATCGTCTGTGAATTTCGCAACGATGACATCACGACGTTGCCACTCAATGCACGCCAAGTTTTGCAGTGGGCGTGTGCAGGTGAGCATCATTTGGATGACCGGTGTCACCTATTCGGATATGTGACGTACCCGAAGTCACATGCCCTTCATCAGCTCAGCAGGGGCTACCAAGACTACTGGATGGATTTCTTTAGCCATGGTCGTGACAGATCCCCCAAAGGACTTCCATTCATCGAAGTCAGCAACCGCTCGACAATACAATCTCGAGGAACTGGTGCAGCGTTGACATCGCATCCTAGGCTAGTTTCGACGTTTCCGCGATCATGGAGAGCAACATGA